A region of Streptomyces sp. NBC_01750 DNA encodes the following proteins:
- a CDS encoding nuclear transport factor 2 family protein has protein sequence MTAIAPTATQQAALYAQVQQFYAHQMQLLDLAEAELWAETFTEDASFDVPTLPEPVRGRPGLIAAVRRTTAQLAEAGQRHRHFMGMFDVTERPDGAVDVRSYTTVYASQIGGESKVHRVCVCEDVLVRSDGALQVSTRKVTRDDLA, from the coding sequence ATGACCGCCATCGCCCCGACCGCCACGCAGCAGGCCGCGCTCTATGCGCAGGTACAGCAGTTCTACGCGCACCAGATGCAGCTGCTCGACCTCGCCGAGGCCGAGCTGTGGGCGGAGACCTTCACCGAGGACGCGTCCTTCGACGTGCCGACGCTGCCCGAGCCGGTGCGCGGCCGCCCCGGCCTGATCGCGGCCGTCCGGCGCACCACCGCGCAGCTGGCCGAGGCCGGCCAGCGGCACCGGCACTTCATGGGCATGTTCGATGTCACCGAGCGCCCGGACGGCGCCGTGGATGTGCGCTCGTACACCACCGTGTACGCCTCACAGATCGGCGGCGAGTCGAAGGTGCACCGCGTGTGCGTGTGCGAGGACGTGCTGGTCCGGTCGGACGGCGCGCTCCAGGTGTCGACCCGCAAGGTCACCCGCGACGACCTCGCCTGA
- the fabG gene encoding 3-oxoacyl-ACP reductase FabG, whose translation MTTATKPVALVTGATSGIGLAIARDLGRRGHRVYIAARTPQVLKQTVENLREEGLDVEGSTADVRSTESVAALVRAVVETFGPINILVNNAGRSGGGPTADITDELWHDVIDTNLNSVFLLTREALKNGGLAEAEYGRIINVASTAGKQGVLLGAPYSASKHGVVGFTKALGKELAPAGITVNAVCPGYVETPMAERVRKGYAAAWDTSEEYVQEQFEAKIPLGRYSTPEEVAGLVGYLTTEHAASITAQALNVCGGLGNF comes from the coding sequence ATGACAACAGCGACAAAGCCGGTAGCCCTGGTCACGGGCGCCACGAGCGGCATCGGGCTCGCGATCGCCCGCGACCTCGGCCGGCGCGGCCACCGCGTCTACATCGCCGCGCGCACCCCGCAGGTGCTCAAGCAGACCGTCGAGAACCTCCGCGAAGAGGGCCTGGACGTGGAGGGCAGCACCGCCGACGTACGTTCCACCGAGTCCGTGGCCGCCCTGGTGCGTGCCGTCGTCGAGACCTTCGGCCCGATCAACATCCTGGTCAACAACGCGGGCCGCAGCGGCGGGGGCCCCACCGCGGACATCACCGACGAGCTCTGGCACGACGTCATCGACACCAACCTCAACAGCGTCTTCCTGCTCACCCGCGAGGCCCTCAAGAACGGTGGCCTCGCGGAAGCCGAGTACGGCCGGATCATCAACGTCGCCTCGACCGCGGGCAAGCAGGGCGTCCTGCTCGGAGCCCCGTACTCAGCCTCCAAGCACGGAGTCGTCGGCTTCACCAAGGCTCTCGGCAAGGAGCTCGCCCCTGCCGGTATCACCGTCAACGCGGTCTGCCCCGGCTACGTCGAGACGCCGATGGCGGAGCGGGTCCGCAAGGGCTACGCCGCGGCGTGGGACACCAGCGAGGAGTACGTCCAGGAGCAGTTCGAGGCGAAGATCCCGCTCGGCCGCTACTCCACCCCCGAGGAAGTCGCCGGCCTGGTCGGATATCTGACCACCGAGCACGCCGCCTCCATCACCGCGCAGGCGCTCAACGTCTGCGGCGGACTGGGCAATTTCTGA
- a CDS encoding aromatase/cyclase has protein sequence MSAEQVHRTTHEVNVAAPAGAVYGLIADAVRWPLFFPPNVHVQQLESDGTTERLRMWATANGRVKSWTSRRVLSPGERRVEFRQEVSASPVKTMGGTWIVEPLAAEQSRLTLLHDFTVDGDDPAGVEWVERATDTNSRAELENLRKLAERWAQLDELVLSFEDSVRVDGPAGPVYDFLYRVQDWPRLVPHVSRLDLVEDEPGVQVMSMDTTTADGSSHTTESVRVCFPDEGRIVYKQTATPALMAAHTGEWSVVPDGTGATVTSQHSVVLREENITKILGPDAGVTQARRYIREALGRNSTATLNLAKQHAESAVTAR, from the coding sequence ATGTCTGCCGAGCAAGTGCACCGCACCACGCACGAAGTGAATGTCGCCGCGCCCGCGGGCGCGGTCTACGGACTGATCGCCGACGCGGTGCGCTGGCCGCTGTTCTTCCCGCCGAACGTGCACGTCCAGCAGCTGGAGTCCGACGGCACGACGGAGCGGCTGCGGATGTGGGCGACCGCGAACGGCCGGGTGAAGTCCTGGACTTCCCGCCGGGTCCTGTCGCCCGGGGAACGACGGGTGGAGTTCCGTCAGGAGGTGTCAGCGAGCCCGGTGAAGACGATGGGTGGCACCTGGATCGTCGAGCCGCTCGCCGCCGAGCAGTCCAGGCTGACCCTGCTGCACGATTTCACGGTGGACGGCGACGACCCGGCCGGCGTCGAGTGGGTGGAGCGGGCCACCGACACCAACAGCCGTGCGGAGCTGGAGAATCTGCGCAAGCTCGCCGAGCGCTGGGCGCAGCTCGACGAACTGGTGCTGTCCTTCGAGGACTCGGTACGGGTGGACGGCCCCGCCGGGCCGGTCTACGACTTCCTCTACCGGGTCCAGGACTGGCCCCGGCTGGTCCCGCACGTCTCGCGGCTCGACCTGGTGGAGGACGAGCCGGGCGTACAGGTGATGTCCATGGACACCACGACCGCCGACGGCTCCTCGCACACCACGGAGTCGGTCCGGGTCTGCTTCCCGGACGAAGGCCGCATCGTCTACAAGCAGACGGCGACGCCCGCCCTGATGGCTGCCCACACAGGCGAGTGGTCGGTCGTCCCCGACGGGACGGGTGCGACCGTCACCTCGCAGCACAGTGTCGTGCTGCGCGAAGAGAACATCACGAAGATCCTCGGCCCCGACGCGGGCGTGACTCAGGCCCGCCGCTACATACGTGAGGCGCTCGGCCGCAACAGCACCGCGACGCTCAACCTGGCCAAGCAGCATGCGGAGTCCGCCGTCACCGCGCGATGA
- a CDS encoding alcohol dehydrogenase catalytic domain-containing protein produces MKALTFHGRHDIRYGDVPDPAVTTPTDAVIQVTTAGICGSDLHIYAGNPFSPELGYTPGHECVGVVVETGKQVTRFKPGDRVLVPASAGCTLCKACAAGLTARCERARSSTDLCYGVSPQLQGSQAQALAVPHADVNLVHLPEGISDEAAVVLTDNAPTAWYGCRRARIQPGETVLVIGLGPVGTMAAQSAFAMGAARVLGADLVAERRAFAATLGVEPVEGEDARTAVREMTAGRGPDAVVEAVGSDATIQLALKAVRQAGRVSVIGVSQNKAFPFHMGLAQIKELEFAIGLCSVHYELPALIALTQAGRITPEVVVTHRFALSEGPKAYELFDSRADGVRKVLLDPAR; encoded by the coding sequence GTGAAGGCACTGACTTTCCACGGCCGCCACGACATCCGCTACGGGGACGTTCCCGATCCGGCCGTCACCACCCCCACCGACGCGGTCATCCAGGTCACCACGGCCGGTATCTGCGGCAGCGACCTGCACATCTACGCCGGAAACCCCTTCAGCCCGGAACTGGGCTACACCCCGGGACACGAGTGCGTCGGCGTGGTCGTCGAGACCGGCAAGCAGGTCACCCGCTTCAAGCCCGGCGACCGGGTCCTGGTCCCCGCCTCGGCCGGCTGCACCCTGTGCAAAGCCTGCGCAGCCGGGCTCACCGCCAGGTGCGAGCGCGCCCGGTCCTCGACGGACCTGTGCTACGGAGTGAGCCCGCAACTTCAGGGCAGTCAGGCCCAGGCCCTGGCGGTGCCCCATGCCGACGTCAACCTCGTGCACCTGCCCGAAGGCATTTCCGACGAGGCCGCCGTCGTTCTGACGGACAACGCCCCCACGGCCTGGTACGGCTGCCGCCGCGCCCGTATCCAGCCCGGCGAAACGGTCCTGGTCATCGGCCTCGGGCCGGTCGGCACCATGGCCGCCCAATCCGCCTTCGCCATGGGCGCCGCCCGTGTGCTGGGCGCGGACCTGGTCGCGGAGCGCCGCGCCTTCGCCGCCACCCTGGGCGTGGAGCCGGTCGAGGGCGAGGACGCGCGGACGGCCGTGCGGGAGATGACCGCAGGACGCGGACCGGACGCCGTCGTCGAGGCTGTGGGCTCGGACGCCACCATCCAACTCGCCCTCAAAGCCGTCCGGCAGGCTGGACGGGTCAGCGTCATCGGGGTCAGCCAGAACAAGGCGTTTCCCTTTCACATGGGACTGGCCCAGATCAAGGAGCTGGAGTTCGCCATCGGACTGTGCTCGGTCCACTACGAACTCCCTGCCCTGATCGCCCTCACCCAGGCCGGGCGGATCACGCCCGAGGTCGTGGTCACCCACCGCTTCGCCCTCTCCGAGGGCCCCAAGGCGTACGAACTGTTCGACAGCCGGGCCGACGGTGTCCGCAAGGTCCTTCTCGACCCTGCCCGCTGA
- a CDS encoding TetR/AcrR family transcriptional regulator: MTAHETPDPATPPRSGKPRDTRGTLIRAAEQLFAAKGVDGVSLNEIKRAADQRNATALQYHFGDRAGLLRAVLDKHTPAVDARREVLLQQYEDSGTADLRSLVAALVLPAAAKLADPDGGREFLQIVAELLNRPEPLVELVVRDEGSSIYAWRRLVEPLLPPESTMVFHTRFTALRFCHAELAARAAARPRRDDRLFTSRLVDLVTALLAAPVSGQTARLLQERDLKDRTGRQAPAP, from the coding sequence GTGACAGCACATGAGACGCCTGACCCGGCCACGCCGCCCCGGAGCGGGAAACCCCGTGACACCCGCGGCACACTCATCCGGGCCGCCGAGCAGCTGTTCGCGGCGAAGGGCGTCGACGGTGTCTCGCTCAACGAGATCAAACGGGCCGCCGACCAGCGCAACGCGACGGCCCTGCAGTACCACTTCGGCGACCGGGCGGGTCTGCTGCGGGCCGTACTCGACAAACACACCCCTGCGGTGGACGCCCGCCGGGAGGTACTGCTGCAGCAGTACGAGGACAGCGGCACCGCCGATCTTCGCTCCCTCGTCGCCGCACTGGTGCTCCCGGCTGCCGCGAAACTCGCCGACCCCGACGGCGGCCGCGAGTTCTTGCAGATCGTGGCCGAACTGCTCAACCGGCCCGAACCACTGGTCGAGCTCGTCGTGCGGGACGAGGGGTCAAGCATCTACGCCTGGCGGCGCCTGGTGGAGCCGCTGCTGCCTCCCGAGTCGACCATGGTGTTCCACACCCGCTTCACGGCCCTGCGCTTCTGCCACGCCGAACTCGCCGCCCGCGCCGCCGCCCGCCCTCGCAGGGACGACCGGTTGTTCACGAGCCGGCTGGTCGACCTGGTCACCGCACTGCTGGCCGCACCGGTGTCCGGGCAGACCGCACGACTGCTGCAAGAGCGAGACCTGAAGGACCGGACCGGCCGGCAGGCACCGGCTCCCTGA
- a CDS encoding TIGR03668 family PPOX class F420-dependent oxidoreductase has product MPALTSAEARERFATARVAHLATADTTARPHLVPVVFVLDGDTVTLAVDHKPKRTTRLKRLANIAANPSVCLLADHYEEDWDRLWWARADGEARVLPPPDRSPEAARRIGLLTAKYQQYADRPPGGPVVEVSVLRWSGWRAS; this is encoded by the coding sequence ATGCCCGCCCTGACGAGCGCCGAGGCACGGGAGCGGTTCGCCACGGCGCGCGTCGCCCACCTGGCGACGGCCGACACGACGGCCCGCCCACACCTGGTACCCGTGGTATTCGTCCTGGACGGCGACACAGTGACGCTGGCCGTGGACCACAAACCGAAGCGGACGACGCGACTGAAACGCCTCGCGAACATCGCCGCCAACCCGTCCGTCTGCCTGCTCGCCGACCACTACGAGGAGGACTGGGACCGCCTGTGGTGGGCCCGGGCCGACGGCGAAGCCCGCGTGCTCCCGCCACCGGACCGGTCCCCCGAAGCCGCCCGCCGCATCGGCCTGCTCACAGCGAAATACCAGCAGTACGCCGACCGGCCACCGGGCGGGCCGGTGGTCGAAGTCTCGGTCCTGCGCTGGAGCGGCTGGCGCGCGTCGTGA
- a CDS encoding LLM class F420-dependent oxidoreductase, producing MKFGVSTFITDQGISPTSLGTALEERGFDSLFIAEHSHIPADRQTPYPGGGELPEMYYRTLDPFVALTAIGVVTERLLLGTGIALVPQRDPIITAKEVASLDLISGGRVIFGVGVGWNREEMRNHGTDPATRGRLTDERLRAMRELWTAEKAEFHGEFVNFDPVFAWPKPVQRPHPPIYVGGGEGAFHRVAQLGDAWLANSLPPQELGPKIERLRALADREVPVTVYAVPDDPEQIEGYIRLGVERLLFYVPTMPERETLEYLDRLAQVAARYR from the coding sequence GTGAAATTCGGAGTCTCGACCTTCATCACCGACCAGGGCATCAGCCCGACCTCGCTCGGAACCGCGCTTGAAGAACGTGGCTTCGACTCGTTGTTCATCGCCGAGCACTCCCACATCCCGGCGGACCGCCAGACGCCCTACCCGGGCGGTGGTGAGCTGCCGGAGATGTACTACCGCACCCTCGACCCCTTCGTCGCCCTGACCGCGATCGGTGTGGTGACCGAGCGGCTGCTGCTGGGCACCGGCATCGCGCTGGTCCCGCAGCGCGACCCGATCATCACGGCGAAGGAGGTGGCATCCCTCGACCTGATCTCCGGCGGCCGCGTGATCTTCGGCGTCGGTGTCGGCTGGAACCGTGAGGAGATGAGGAACCACGGCACCGACCCCGCCACCCGCGGCCGGCTCACGGACGAGCGGCTGCGCGCCATGCGAGAGCTGTGGACCGCGGAGAAGGCGGAGTTCCACGGCGAGTTCGTGAACTTCGATCCGGTCTTCGCCTGGCCCAAGCCTGTGCAGCGCCCGCATCCGCCGATCTACGTCGGCGGCGGCGAGGGCGCCTTCCACCGGGTGGCGCAGCTCGGAGACGCGTGGCTGGCCAACAGCCTGCCGCCCCAGGAGCTCGGTCCGAAGATCGAACGCCTGCGCGCCCTTGCCGACCGCGAGGTGCCGGTGACGGTGTACGCGGTTCCCGACGATCCCGAGCAGATCGAGGGCTATATCCGGCTGGGGGTCGAGCGGCTGCTGTTCTACGTGCCGACGATGCCCGAACGGGAGACGTTGGAGTACCTGGACCGGCTGGCCCAAGTCGCTGCCCGGTACCGCTGA
- a CDS encoding flavin reductase family protein has product MIRASDRRFDDVLLRQAFGCFPSGVTAFCGMLDGVPEGMAASSFTSVSLDPALVSVCVANTSSTWPRLAEARRLGLSVLASEHRSVARSLASKNGHRFDTVDWVATDSGAVFVHGATLWLECSIYDVVVAGDHAIVLLKIEALDIYPDVPPIVFHRSNFHELASSA; this is encoded by the coding sequence GTGATCCGAGCATCCGACAGGCGGTTCGACGACGTCTTGCTCCGGCAGGCGTTCGGCTGCTTCCCCAGTGGCGTGACCGCCTTCTGCGGGATGCTGGACGGCGTCCCGGAGGGGATGGCCGCCAGCTCGTTCACCTCCGTCTCTCTGGATCCGGCACTGGTATCCGTCTGCGTGGCGAACACGTCCTCGACCTGGCCGCGGCTGGCCGAGGCACGTCGCCTGGGGCTGAGCGTGTTGGCCAGCGAGCACCGTTCGGTGGCGCGTTCGCTCGCATCGAAGAACGGTCACCGCTTCGACACCGTCGACTGGGTCGCCACCGACAGTGGGGCAGTTTTCGTGCACGGCGCCACGCTGTGGCTGGAGTGCTCCATCTACGACGTCGTCGTGGCCGGCGATCACGCGATTGTGCTGCTGAAGATCGAGGCACTCGACATCTACCCCGATGTCCCCCCGATTGTCTTCCACCGCAGCAACTTCCACGAGCTCGCATCGAGCGCATGA
- a CDS encoding NADPH-dependent FMN reductase, with protein MTVVVVGNPKPMSRTRAAAELIARELSGSAPVAVVDVVDLGAGLLGWGDPKVAAAKATVLGADSLVVASPTFKATYTGLLKLFLDQFGQGELGGIPTFPVMLGAGLQHALAPELTLRPVLVEIGASCPAPSLYLIDSEYATSPDLASWLESARKYVPAVTP; from the coding sequence ATGACGGTCGTTGTTGTCGGCAACCCCAAGCCGATGTCGCGTACCCGGGCTGCCGCCGAGCTGATCGCTCGCGAGCTCAGCGGGAGCGCGCCGGTTGCAGTTGTCGACGTGGTGGATCTCGGGGCCGGGCTGCTCGGATGGGGTGACCCCAAGGTGGCCGCGGCCAAGGCCACGGTGCTGGGTGCCGACTCGCTCGTGGTGGCGTCACCGACGTTCAAGGCCACGTACACGGGTCTCCTCAAGCTGTTTCTCGACCAGTTCGGGCAAGGCGAGCTCGGCGGGATCCCGACGTTTCCCGTTATGCTCGGGGCCGGACTTCAACACGCGCTCGCGCCTGAACTGACCCTGCGTCCGGTGCTCGTTGAGATCGGAGCCAGCTGTCCCGCGCCGAGCCTGTACCTGATCGACTCGGAGTACGCGACCTCGCCGGACCTGGCCAGCTGGCTCGAGTCGGCCAGGAAGTACGTCCCGGCGGTGACGCCGTGA
- a CDS encoding NtaA/DmoA family FMN-dependent monooxygenase (This protein belongs to a clade of FMN-dependent monooxygenases, within a broader family of flavin-dependent oxidoreductases, the luciferase-like monooxygenase (LMM) family, some of whose members use coenzyme F420 rather than FMN.) gives MQAKKFHLGWFMNGYRVHGWRDQWIGTHKSEGMLPDFYVDMARSLERACFDYFIIEDSSFVPDAWQGKHDFYVENAYAVPKFDPSVLASILTQNTSRLGIVATLAITEYPPYLLARLVSTMDHVSRGRAGWNMVTASSDRAAQNYGHDAQPDHDIRYDMAEEFTELVIKLWESWGPGSMVVDQDGIFADPAKVHPVDFHGEFYKSRGPINSARSPQGRSVIVQAGGSDKGRAYASKYADSIIASATTVEQMKAYRDDVRARAEAHGRDPDSVKVLFLVSPILGETHQAAVDRRREAQEEAAANPVTRLAGMGYATDIDFSVFDLDTPIKDLASLMVTNGHQSSLQQFVAHNWERTLREVAVQSSTSAGQRVELLGTPSEVADQMGDVMAAVGGDGFLITQDVLTRRSLSEICDGLVPELQRRGLTRTVYSHEMFRDNLLEF, from the coding sequence TTGCAAGCCAAGAAGTTCCACCTGGGTTGGTTCATGAACGGCTACCGCGTGCACGGCTGGCGGGACCAGTGGATCGGCACCCACAAGTCCGAGGGAATGCTCCCGGACTTCTACGTCGACATGGCGCGCTCCTTGGAGCGCGCGTGCTTCGACTACTTCATCATCGAGGACTCGTCGTTCGTGCCCGACGCCTGGCAGGGCAAGCACGACTTCTATGTGGAGAACGCGTACGCGGTCCCCAAGTTCGACCCGTCGGTCCTGGCCTCGATCCTCACCCAGAACACCTCACGCCTGGGGATCGTCGCGACGCTGGCGATCACGGAGTACCCCCCGTACCTGCTCGCACGGCTCGTGTCGACGATGGACCATGTCTCCCGTGGCCGGGCCGGGTGGAACATGGTCACCGCGAGCTCGGACCGTGCGGCACAGAACTACGGCCACGACGCCCAGCCTGATCACGACATCCGCTACGACATGGCCGAGGAGTTCACCGAGCTGGTCATCAAGCTCTGGGAGTCCTGGGGGCCGGGCTCAATGGTGGTCGACCAGGACGGGATCTTCGCCGACCCGGCCAAGGTGCACCCGGTCGACTTCCATGGGGAGTTCTACAAGTCGCGGGGACCCATCAACTCGGCTCGCTCCCCGCAGGGCAGGTCTGTCATCGTCCAGGCGGGCGGATCGGACAAGGGCCGGGCCTACGCGTCGAAGTACGCCGACTCGATCATCGCCTCGGCGACCACGGTCGAGCAGATGAAGGCGTACCGCGACGACGTCCGAGCCCGTGCCGAGGCGCACGGTCGCGACCCGGACTCGGTGAAGGTGCTGTTCCTGGTTTCACCGATCCTGGGCGAGACCCATCAGGCGGCCGTGGACCGTCGACGGGAGGCCCAGGAGGAGGCGGCAGCCAACCCGGTGACGCGCCTCGCCGGGATGGGCTACGCGACGGACATCGACTTCTCCGTCTTCGACCTGGACACCCCGATCAAGGACCTGGCGTCCCTGATGGTGACCAACGGCCACCAGAGCTCGCTGCAGCAGTTCGTCGCACACAACTGGGAACGCACTCTCCGGGAGGTCGCCGTACAGTCGTCCACCAGCGCCGGTCAGCGCGTCGAGCTGTTGGGAACGCCGTCCGAGGTCGCCGACCAGATGGGTGACGTCATGGCTGCGGTGGGCGGCGACGGGTTCCTGATCACCCAGGACGTCCTCACGCGGCGCTCCCTCAGCGAGATCTGCGACGGGCTTGTGCCCGAGCTGCAGAGGCGCGGGCTGACGCGCACCGTGTACTCCCACGAGATGTTCCGCGACAACCTGCTCGAGTTCTGA
- a CDS encoding MFS transporter yields MTTDEAPSTPHPADPAPPNSLRALFQVPGYRYLCVSSFIWHTTRWGGLFTTSYLLVQLSGSPILNQVVGALIFAPMLAGGFVAGVISDRLDRRKLVRRVQLVLIPIEFAMFALVQSGRVEIWMTFPFMFALGIGGLVNMTAQRPLIFETVGPRFGGQAMTIESTAQAGSAMFGTLGGGALIDHVGMGAGFAGMGVLLCISAALLWLVPSPRYATPRDPHARVSIAAQAATSIGLARRSRRLLATLGVTVAMNLFMFGYIPLVPLVADEFSTDAVLAGALGAAAGCGQILCGIVLSTRPIHRHGLVFAVGSMVALLGLFCFSTAPLFGLAFLALFVAGMGQAGFGSMQSLLAIESAHDTERGAALGVLSTAIGALPLGMVAIGAGAELLGTRNALMLSSLVGMAAVLTVVLRLRDLLSAAPETALRPSSGA; encoded by the coding sequence ATGACCACGGACGAAGCACCATCCACCCCGCACCCGGCCGATCCCGCGCCGCCGAACTCGTTGCGGGCGCTGTTCCAGGTCCCCGGCTACCGCTACCTCTGCGTGAGCTCATTCATCTGGCACACCACGCGGTGGGGTGGCCTGTTCACCACGAGTTACCTGCTGGTCCAGCTGTCCGGTTCGCCCATCCTCAACCAGGTTGTCGGCGCGCTCATCTTCGCTCCGATGCTCGCCGGTGGCTTCGTGGCCGGGGTGATCAGCGACCGGCTGGATCGCCGCAAACTCGTCCGTCGCGTCCAACTGGTGCTGATCCCCATCGAGTTCGCGATGTTCGCACTCGTCCAGTCCGGACGGGTCGAGATCTGGATGACATTCCCCTTCATGTTCGCGCTGGGAATCGGCGGCTTGGTGAACATGACCGCGCAGCGCCCCCTCATCTTCGAGACCGTAGGTCCGCGTTTCGGCGGACAGGCGATGACGATCGAGTCCACTGCACAGGCGGGGTCGGCCATGTTCGGCACCCTCGGTGGTGGTGCGCTCATCGACCACGTCGGCATGGGGGCGGGATTCGCAGGGATGGGCGTACTGCTCTGCATCTCAGCGGCCTTGCTGTGGCTGGTCCCCAGTCCTCGCTACGCCACCCCGCGCGACCCCCATGCGCGCGTGTCGATCGCCGCGCAGGCCGCCACCAGCATCGGGCTCGCCCGGCGCAGCAGGCGCCTGTTGGCCACTCTCGGTGTGACCGTGGCGATGAACCTGTTCATGTTCGGCTACATCCCGCTGGTACCTCTCGTGGCCGATGAGTTCTCCACCGACGCCGTGCTCGCCGGCGCCCTGGGCGCCGCTGCGGGCTGCGGCCAGATCCTCTGCGGAATCGTCCTGAGTACCCGGCCCATCCACCGGCACGGGCTGGTCTTCGCGGTCGGCTCGATGGTTGCTCTGCTCGGCCTGTTCTGCTTCTCCACCGCGCCTCTGTTCGGACTCGCGTTCCTGGCCCTGTTCGTGGCCGGGATGGGCCAGGCCGGGTTCGGGTCCATGCAGAGTCTCCTCGCGATCGAGTCCGCACACGACACCGAACGCGGCGCCGCTCTCGGGGTGCTCAGCACCGCGATCGGCGCGCTGCCGCTCGGGATGGTGGCGATCGGAGCGGGTGCCGAGCTGCTCGGCACGAGGAACGCCCTGATGCTGTCATCCCTGGTCGGGATGGCCGCGGTGCTGACGGTCGTGCTGCGGCTGCGTGACCTGCTGTCAGCCGCCCCGGAGACTGCCCTGCGCCCCTCTTCCGGGGCCTGA